Proteins encoded by one window of Frondihabitans peucedani:
- the greA gene encoding transcription elongation factor GreA translates to MSNTDSATWLSQEAYDRLARELETLSTTGRDEIVGRISAAREEGDLKENGGYHAAKDEQAKIEARIRTLTNLLKTATISEGAADTGIVGPGMLITATIAGDESTFVLGSREIIAPGSDLTVYSPTSPLGEAISGQTAGTTTSYTAPNGKEITVSITSVEPYQP, encoded by the coding sequence ATGAGCAACACGGATTCCGCCACCTGGCTCTCGCAGGAGGCCTACGACCGCCTCGCGAGAGAGCTGGAGACCCTGAGCACCACCGGCCGCGACGAGATCGTCGGCCGCATCTCCGCCGCGCGCGAAGAGGGCGACCTCAAGGAGAACGGCGGCTACCACGCCGCGAAAGACGAGCAGGCGAAGATCGAGGCCAGGATCCGCACGCTCACCAACCTCCTGAAGACGGCCACCATCTCGGAGGGCGCGGCCGACACCGGCATCGTCGGCCCCGGCATGCTGATCACCGCGACGATCGCGGGCGACGAGTCGACGTTCGTCCTCGGCAGCCGCGAGATCATCGCCCCCGGCAGCGACCTCACCGTCTACAGCCCGACCAGCCCCCTCGGCGAGGCCATCTCGGGTCAGACCGCCGGCACCACCACGAGCTACACGGCACCGAACGGCAAGGAGATCACCGTCTCGATCACCTCGGTCGAGCCCTACCAGCCGTAG
- a CDS encoding DUF4307 domain-containing protein: MAPSPTKSTGRDDRTPRGDGVGRAARGETALDVRYGRTRSYRLRRRWIAVIVGGAFVIVFGAWVIFAAFDGTSATVETNDAGYVIHDDHSATVRSEVSVDPGTRVDCAVEVLNSGFDVVGWKIVHLPPSTAQANTYTTDITTMNRGVTGLIDKCWLP, translated from the coding sequence GTGGCGCCCAGCCCGACCAAGAGCACCGGCCGCGACGACCGGACGCCGCGAGGCGACGGTGTCGGCCGTGCGGCGCGCGGCGAGACCGCTCTCGACGTCCGCTACGGGCGCACCCGGTCGTACCGCCTCCGACGTCGCTGGATCGCCGTCATCGTCGGCGGCGCCTTCGTCATCGTCTTCGGGGCCTGGGTGATCTTCGCGGCCTTCGACGGCACCAGCGCGACCGTCGAGACGAACGACGCCGGCTACGTGATCCACGACGACCACTCGGCGACCGTGCGCTCCGAGGTGAGCGTCGACCCCGGCACGCGGGTCGACTGCGCGGTCGAGGTCCTGAACTCCGGCTTCGACGTCGTCGGCTGGAAGATCGTGCACCTGCCGCCCTCCACAGCGCAGGCGAACACGTACACGACCGACATCACGACGATGAATCGCGGCGTCACGGGCTTGATCGACAAGTGCTGGCTGCCGTAA
- the mca gene encoding mycothiol conjugate amidase Mca: MTEIRGLPVTLRLLAVHAHPDDESSKGSATYAHYVKRGAEVLIVSATGGEQGSILNEKLEARAHAERDMAGLRVLEMARAQEAMGVDHAWLGYHDSGLPEEGESVAVNSFATIPLEISAEPLVRIIRRFKPQVLITYDENGGYPHPDHIRTHEISLAAYEAAADPSKYPAAGPAWQVSKLYYDRIMNATRMRAIYDAIKEETPDSPVLAQMDEMFKRWGERPDLSTTHIDVADSFEERDLALKSHASQVDPEGFFFLYPLDLQRRVWPTEDFQLIDSKVETTLPETDLFAGITE, from the coding sequence GTGACAGAAATCCGAGGACTCCCCGTGACCCTGCGCCTCCTGGCGGTGCACGCCCACCCCGACGACGAGTCCAGCAAGGGCTCCGCCACCTACGCCCACTACGTCAAGCGCGGCGCCGAGGTGCTGATCGTGAGCGCGACCGGCGGCGAGCAGGGCTCGATCCTCAACGAGAAGCTCGAGGCCCGCGCGCACGCCGAGCGCGACATGGCCGGGCTCCGGGTGCTCGAGATGGCCCGCGCGCAGGAGGCCATGGGCGTCGACCACGCCTGGCTCGGCTACCACGACTCCGGGCTCCCCGAGGAGGGCGAGAGCGTCGCGGTGAACTCGTTCGCGACGATCCCGCTCGAGATCTCGGCCGAGCCGCTCGTGCGCATCATCCGCCGGTTCAAGCCGCAGGTGCTCATCACCTACGACGAGAACGGCGGCTACCCGCACCCCGACCACATCCGGACGCACGAGATCTCGCTCGCCGCCTACGAGGCCGCCGCCGACCCGTCGAAGTACCCCGCTGCCGGTCCTGCCTGGCAGGTGTCGAAGCTGTACTACGACCGCATCATGAACGCGACGCGCATGAGGGCGATCTACGACGCGATCAAGGAGGAGACGCCCGACTCCCCGGTCCTCGCGCAGATGGACGAGATGTTCAAGCGCTGGGGCGAGCGGCCCGACCTCTCGACGACCCACATCGACGTCGCCGACTCGTTCGAGGAGCGCGACCTGGCGCTCAAGTCGCACGCCAGCCAGGTCGACCCCGAGGGCTTCTTCTTCCTGTACCCGCTCGATCTCCAGCGCCGCGTCTGGCCGACGGAGGACTTCCAGCTGATCGACTCCAAGGTCGAGACGACCCTGCCCGAGACCGACCTGTTCGCGGGGATCACCGAATGA
- the trhA gene encoding PAQR family membrane homeostasis protein TrhA produces MTATLEIKPTWRGWIHTGTFPLAIVLGVILVSVAHGPAAKASTAVYFGTSLLLFGISATYHRFDWKPKAKLLLKRFDHSNIFLLIAGTYTPIAVLGLSTEKATTLLILVWGGAVFGIAFRVFWTGAPRWLYVPLYVLLGVGALIYMGDLFAFNAVSMTLVLIGGALYIAGAVIYGIKRPNPVPGVFGFHEIFHALTVLAFLCHWTAVLLVALPRS; encoded by the coding sequence ATGACGGCCACTCTCGAGATCAAGCCCACCTGGCGCGGCTGGATCCATACGGGCACGTTCCCACTCGCGATCGTGCTGGGCGTGATCCTGGTCTCGGTCGCTCACGGCCCCGCGGCGAAGGCGTCGACGGCCGTGTACTTCGGCACGTCGCTCCTGCTCTTCGGCATCTCGGCGACCTACCACCGGTTCGACTGGAAGCCGAAGGCGAAGCTGCTGCTGAAGCGCTTCGACCACTCGAACATCTTCCTGCTGATCGCCGGCACCTACACGCCGATCGCGGTGCTCGGCCTCTCGACCGAGAAGGCGACCACGCTGCTGATCCTGGTCTGGGGCGGTGCGGTCTTCGGCATTGCGTTCCGCGTCTTCTGGACCGGCGCCCCCCGCTGGCTCTACGTCCCGCTCTACGTGCTGCTCGGCGTCGGAGCCCTGATCTACATGGGCGACCTCTTCGCCTTCAACGCCGTCTCGATGACGCTCGTGCTGATCGGCGGCGCCCTCTACATCGCCGGCGCCGTGATCTACGGCATCAAGCGGCCGAACCCCGTGCCCGGCGTCTTCGGGTTCCACGAGATCTTCCACGCGCTGACCGTCCTGGCGTTCCTCTGCCACTGGACGGCCGTGCTGCTGGTCGCCCTGCCGCGCTCGTAG
- a CDS encoding isoprenyl transferase, with translation MTTRRRTTSDDSADTPVGRGFLYGLYQNRIRRGLAGLDLPHHVAMIVDGNRRWAKERMLETAAHGHRAGAAKIREFLTWCDDLGIRVVTLYLLSSDNLTNREGGELDSLVEIIADLAEDLSRSRDWRVQHVGSVEGLPAQLVDALQAAESSTATHTGLHVNLAVGYGGRREIVDALRSIVRKHGEGGGTIDDLAEVLTPEMIADHLYTGGQPDPDLVIRTSGEQRLSDFMLWQSAHSEFYFVEAYYPDLREVDFLRAVRDFANRHRRYGG, from the coding sequence GTGACCACCAGGCGACGGACGACCAGCGACGATTCCGCTGACACGCCCGTCGGCCGCGGGTTCCTCTACGGGCTCTACCAGAACCGCATCCGGCGTGGTCTCGCGGGCCTCGACCTGCCCCACCACGTGGCCATGATCGTCGACGGCAACCGCCGCTGGGCGAAAGAGCGGATGCTCGAGACCGCCGCTCACGGGCACCGGGCCGGCGCCGCCAAGATCCGCGAGTTCCTGACCTGGTGCGACGACCTCGGCATCCGGGTCGTCACGCTCTACCTCCTGTCGTCCGACAACCTGACGAACCGCGAGGGCGGCGAGCTCGACTCCCTCGTCGAGATCATCGCCGACCTCGCCGAAGACCTCTCGAGGTCGCGCGACTGGCGGGTGCAGCACGTCGGCTCCGTCGAGGGTCTCCCCGCACAGCTCGTCGACGCGCTGCAGGCGGCCGAGTCGAGCACCGCGACTCACACGGGCCTCCACGTGAACCTCGCCGTCGGCTACGGCGGGCGCCGCGAGATCGTCGACGCGCTCCGGAGCATCGTGCGGAAGCACGGCGAGGGCGGCGGCACGATCGACGACCTCGCCGAGGTCCTGACCCCCGAGATGATCGCCGACCACCTCTACACCGGCGGTCAGCCCGACCCCGACCTCGTCATCCGCACGTCCGGCGAGCAGCGCCTCAGCGACTTCATGCTCTGGCAGAGCGCCCACAGCGAGTTCTACTTCGTCGAGGCCTACTACCCCGACCTGCGCGAGGTCGACTTCCTGCGCGCGGTCCGCGACTTCGCGAATCGGCACCGGCGGTACGGCGGCTAG
- a CDS encoding aminotransferase class V-fold PLP-dependent enzyme, giving the protein MTTIDEFRDTFAEDPGYLDFASFGPMSRAVVAEQAALSEIHVRGRYGAAAVFDEQGIRVREAVRRVAGFPTDRVVFQPNASMGLMHAFFGLSGQVLYSAREYPSIPLAARRAAQALHVLDPITMQPPQGVVTPEVVRDNLTPATTAVAVSLVDYRTGYRADLEGIRDVIGDRLLIVDAIQGFGVVEAPYEVADVVVAGGQKWVRAGWGTGFLGLSERAATDLVPLISGVSGTIVPLGGSYEEVPPPLQGAAAFQITRADPIAEARFATALEGIAEVGVGEIQRAITQTVSRLVDIADEFALPVASSRDESERAGIIVLEPEPEQVTALTASLINHGVTATVRDGSVRLSAHVSTGDDTLEALRGALTSFSSSVLY; this is encoded by the coding sequence GTGACCACCATCGACGAATTCCGCGACACCTTCGCCGAAGACCCCGGATACCTCGACTTCGCCTCATTCGGACCGATGTCGCGCGCCGTCGTCGCGGAGCAGGCGGCGCTGTCGGAGATCCACGTCCGGGGCCGCTACGGCGCCGCAGCCGTCTTCGACGAGCAGGGCATCCGCGTGCGCGAGGCCGTCCGCCGCGTCGCCGGCTTCCCGACCGACCGCGTCGTCTTTCAGCCGAACGCGTCGATGGGCCTGATGCACGCCTTCTTCGGCCTCTCCGGGCAGGTGCTCTACTCCGCCCGCGAGTACCCGAGCATCCCTCTCGCCGCCCGCCGCGCAGCCCAGGCCCTGCACGTCCTCGACCCGATCACCATGCAGCCGCCCCAGGGAGTCGTGACGCCCGAGGTCGTCCGCGACAACCTCACGCCCGCCACCACCGCCGTCGCCGTCAGCCTGGTCGACTACCGGACCGGGTACCGGGCCGACCTCGAGGGCATCCGCGACGTCATCGGCGACCGGCTCCTGATCGTCGACGCGATCCAGGGCTTCGGCGTGGTCGAGGCGCCGTACGAGGTCGCCGACGTCGTGGTCGCGGGCGGCCAGAAATGGGTCCGCGCAGGATGGGGCACCGGCTTCCTCGGCCTCTCCGAGCGGGCCGCCACCGACCTCGTCCCCCTCATCAGCGGTGTCAGCGGCACGATCGTGCCGCTCGGCGGCTCCTACGAAGAGGTCCCGCCGCCGCTCCAGGGCGCCGCCGCGTTCCAGATCACGAGGGCCGACCCGATCGCCGAGGCGCGCTTCGCGACTGCACTCGAGGGCATCGCCGAGGTCGGCGTGGGCGAGATCCAGCGCGCCATCACGCAGACCGTCTCGCGGCTCGTCGACATCGCCGACGAGTTCGCGCTGCCCGTGGCGTCCTCGCGCGACGAGTCGGAGCGCGCCGGGATCATCGTCCTCGAGCCCGAGCCCGAGCAGGTCACGGCGCTCACCGCGTCGCTGATCAACCACGGCGTCACGGCCACGGTCCGCGACGGCAGCGTGCGGCTGAGTGCCCACGTGTCGACGGGCGACGACACCCTCGAGGCGCTCCGCGGAGCACTCACGTCGTTCTCGTCGAGCGTCCTGTACTGA
- a CDS encoding PhoH family protein, with the protein MESVVTAFDISSSSSSATGSKAEVPTATGQRTYVLDTSVLLSDPQAMFRFAEQSVVIPVVVVSELEKKRHDPELGYFARQALRLLDDLRVKHERLDFPVEVGQGGSLRVELNHSNMSVLPSGLRLDDNDSRILAVASNLSADGLDVVVVSKDLPLRVKAASIGLSAEEYRAEQVVDSGYTGIAEVDISSEQMAKLYDDEHISTRAAEQPVNTGLVMHSDRGSALGRVVSRGHVRLVRGDRDVFGLHGRSAEQRLAIDLLLDQEVGIVSLGGSAGTGKSALALCAGLEAVLEKQQHKKIMVFRPLYAVGGQDLGFLPGDAGEKMNPWAQAVFDTLGAIVSQNVLDEVVERGILEVLPLTHIRGRSLHDAFVIVDEAQSLERNVLLTVLSRIGQNSRVVLTHDVAQRDNLRVGRHDGVASVIETLKGHPLFAHVTLTRSERSAIAALVTELLESNELA; encoded by the coding sequence ATGGAGTCGGTCGTGACCGCTTTCGACATCAGTTCCTCTTCTTCAAGCGCGACCGGGTCGAAGGCCGAGGTGCCGACCGCGACAGGCCAGCGCACCTACGTCCTCGACACGTCGGTCCTGCTGAGCGATCCGCAGGCCATGTTCCGGTTCGCCGAGCAGTCGGTCGTGATCCCCGTCGTGGTGGTCAGCGAGCTCGAGAAGAAGCGTCACGACCCAGAGCTCGGCTACTTCGCCCGCCAGGCCCTCCGTCTCCTCGACGATCTGCGCGTCAAGCACGAGCGGCTCGACTTCCCCGTCGAGGTCGGCCAGGGCGGCTCCCTCCGGGTCGAGCTCAACCACTCGAACATGTCGGTCCTGCCCTCGGGCCTCCGACTCGATGACAACGACTCCAGGATCCTGGCGGTCGCCTCCAACCTGTCGGCCGACGGCCTCGACGTGGTCGTCGTGTCGAAAGACCTCCCGCTCCGCGTCAAGGCGGCCTCGATCGGCCTCTCCGCCGAGGAGTACCGGGCCGAGCAGGTCGTCGACTCCGGCTATACCGGCATCGCCGAGGTCGACATCTCGAGCGAGCAGATGGCGAAGCTCTACGACGACGAGCACATCTCGACCCGCGCCGCCGAGCAGCCCGTCAACACCGGGCTCGTCATGCACTCCGACCGCGGATCGGCCCTCGGGCGCGTCGTGTCGAGGGGCCACGTGCGGCTCGTCCGCGGCGACCGCGACGTGTTCGGCCTCCACGGCCGCTCGGCCGAGCAGCGCCTCGCCATCGACCTGCTGCTCGATCAGGAGGTCGGCATCGTGTCGCTCGGTGGCTCCGCCGGCACCGGCAAGTCGGCGCTCGCCCTCTGCGCGGGCCTCGAGGCCGTGCTCGAGAAGCAGCAGCACAAGAAGATCATGGTGTTCCGTCCGCTCTACGCGGTCGGCGGTCAAGACCTCGGCTTCCTGCCGGGCGACGCCGGCGAGAAGATGAACCCGTGGGCGCAGGCCGTCTTCGACACGCTCGGCGCGATCGTCTCGCAGAACGTCCTCGACGAGGTCGTCGAGCGGGGCATCCTCGAGGTGCTGCCGCTCACGCACATCCGCGGCCGCTCGCTCCACGACGCGTTCGTGATCGTCGACGAGGCGCAGTCGCTCGAACGGAACGTCCTCCTCACGGTCCTGTCGCGAATCGGGCAGAACTCGCGCGTGGTCCTGACGCACGACGTCGCCCAGCGCGACAACCTGCGCGTCGGCCGCCACGACGGGGTCGCCTCGGTGATCGAGACGCTGAAGGGGCACCCGCTGTTCGCGCACGTGACGCTCACGCGCTCCGAACGGTCGGCGATCGCGGCGCTCGTGACCGAGCTGCTGGAGTCGAACGAGCTGGCGTAG
- a CDS encoding prepilin peptidase — MNSFVDAAAILLLLVVALGLPGLGLPCPGTGPPVGGAALAVVPAACWIAVVTPALVRSDLARRRLPNALTLPAVGLAVAGAAGAAVSGGGGRDPALAAGVVAVTLFVGVLGARRAGVGLGDVKLGAALAGSAALVGPEALAVFSVGTGLCGLAAAVVALRRAGSRGTRTTIAYGPCLLSGYWAALTAAGVASWLPSGGGT; from the coding sequence ATGAACTCCTTCGTCGACGCCGCTGCGATCCTGCTCCTCCTCGTGGTGGCACTCGGCCTGCCCGGTCTCGGCCTGCCCTGTCCCGGGACGGGCCCGCCGGTCGGGGGCGCCGCGCTGGCGGTGGTCCCGGCCGCCTGCTGGATCGCCGTGGTCACCCCCGCCCTGGTGCGGAGCGACCTCGCGCGGCGCCGCCTGCCGAATGCGCTGACACTGCCCGCGGTCGGGCTCGCGGTGGCCGGGGCTGCGGGCGCGGCCGTGTCGGGAGGGGGAGGGCGCGATCCTGCGCTGGCTGCCGGAGTGGTCGCCGTGACCCTGTTCGTCGGGGTGCTCGGAGCACGGCGCGCAGGCGTCGGCCTCGGCGACGTCAAGCTCGGGGCAGCGCTCGCCGGCAGTGCGGCACTGGTCGGGCCTGAGGCGCTCGCGGTCTTCAGCGTCGGCACCGGCCTGTGCGGGCTCGCCGCGGCCGTGGTGGCCCTGAGGCGCGCAGGATCCCGGGGCACTCGCACGACCATCGCGTACGGGCCGTGCCTGCTGTCGGGCTACTGGGCCGCCCTCACCGCCGCCGGAGTCGCCTCCTGGCTGCCGTCCGGCGGCGGCACGTGA